Proteins co-encoded in one Syngnathoides biaculeatus isolate LvHL_M chromosome 22, ASM1980259v1, whole genome shotgun sequence genomic window:
- the LOC133495343 gene encoding inhibitor of nuclear factor kappa-B kinase subunit alpha-like isoform X1, whose protein sequence is MEKPPFRHSHNCGDWELKERLGMGGFAHVYLYQHQVSAEKLAVKMCRLELTPRNKDRWSREIQIMKKLNHINVVTARDVPREISLIALNDLPLLAMEYCSHGDLRKVLSRPENCCGLKESDVLALLNDVGSGIQYLHENKIIHRDLKPENIVLQEINGKLVHKIIDLGYAKDLDQGSLCTSFVGTLQYLAPELFENKAYTVSVDYWSFGTMIFECSCGFRPFLHNLQPVQWASKVRNKGPKDIMAVEEPNGEVRFSTHLPYPNNLSRTLLEPMEALLQLMLKWDPVHRGGGVHPESRKPLCFHLLDQILNMKAVHVLNMTTAQVHSFQLAPDESLHALQKRLETESGIHVVHQELLQETGVSLDPRKPAAQCVLDGVRGWDAYIVYLFDKSATEYSGPFSARQLPDKVNTIVQEARTPLPLGVLKKVWAEALSYICGLKDDYSRLFQGQRAAMLSLLRYNTNLTRCKNSMFGFSQQLKAKLDFFRSSIQYDLEKYSDQMHYGISSEKMLKAWQENEERAAAFAQVAEVSHLDDEIMALHSEIVELQRSPYARRQGDKMEQLGERAMELYKQLKLKCKVPEADLSSDSSEMVKAIIQTVQNQDKVLKDLYTHLSKILSSKQKIIELFPRIEKTLESIKEADHTVMQMQIKRQREFWHLLKIACAQNYTRNSLATSPEAPSQWTRSAPPGSAPHPLTSLPGPNDSDAAPRLLQETQKYLSQLTSLMQEAADEQAKSMVAQDWSWTKYETLSGKFKKRNA, encoded by the exons ATGGAGAAGCCTCCGTTCCGACATAGCCACAACTGCGGCGACTGGGAGCTGAAGGAGCGGCTGGGCATGGGGGGCTTTGCCCACGTTTATCTTTACCAGCATCAG GTGAGCGCAGAGAAGCTGGCGGTCAAGATGTGCCGACTGGAGCTGACGCCCAGGAACAAGGACCGCTGGAGCCGAGAGATCCAGATCATGAAGAA GTTAAACCACATCAACGTGGTGACTGCGCGGGACGTCCCGCGAGAAATCAGCTTGATCGCCTTGAACGACCTGCCGCTGCTGGCCATGGAGTACTGCTCGCACGGCGACCTCAGGAAG GTTCTCAGCAGGCCGGAGAACTGCTGCGGTCTGAAGGAGAGCGACGTTCTGGCCCTGCTCAACGACGTGG GTTCCGGTATCCAGTACCTGCACGAGAACAAGATCATCCACCGCGACTTGAAGCCAGAGAACATCGTGCTGCAGGAAATCAACGGGAAG TTGGTGCACAAGATCATCGACCTGGGCTACGCCAAAGACCTGGACCAGGGCAGTCTGTGTACATCCTTCGTGGGCACGCTGCAGTACCTG GCGCCCGAGCTGTTTGAGAACAAAGCCTACACGGTGAGCGTGGACTACTGGAGCTTCGGGACCATGATCTTTGAGTGCAGCTGCGGCTTCAGGCCCTTCCTGCACAACCTGCAGCCCGTGCAGTG GGCCAGCAAGGTGCGCAACAAGGGTCCAAAAGACATCATGGCGGTGGAGGAGCCCAACGGAGAAGTGCGCTTCTCCACGCATCTTCCTTACCCCAACAATCTGAGCAG GACGCTGCTGGAGCCCATGGAGGCACTTTTGCAGCTGATGCTGAAATGGGACCCGGTCCACAGAGGGGGCGGCGTCCATCCCGAGAGCAGGAAGCCGCTCTGCTTCCATCTTCTGGATCAGATTCTGAACATGAAG GCGGTCCACGTCCTCAACATGACCACGGCCCAGGTGCATTCCTTCCAACTGGCGCCGGACGAGTCTCTGCACGCCCTGCAGAAACGCTTGGAGACGGAGAGCGGCATCCACGTGGTCCACCAGGAGCTGCTGCAGGAGACCGGCGTGTCCCTGGACCCCCGCAAGCCGGCGGCCCAGTGCGTCCTGGACGGCGTG CGAGGCTGGGACGCTTACATCGTGTACTTGTTTGACAAGAGCGCCACCGAGTACTCGGGTCCGTTCAGCGCCAGGCAGTTGCCGGACAAGGTCAACACCATCG TCCAGGAGGCCCGGACCCCGCTGCCGCTGGGCGTTCTGAAGAAGGTTTGGGCCGAGGCGCTGAGCTACATCTGCGGCCTGAAGGACGACTACAGCCGCCTCTTTCAGGGTCAGCGCGCCGCCAT GCTGAGTCTCCTCCGCTACAACACCAACCTGACGCGGTGTAAAAACAGCATGTTTGGATTCTCGCAGCAGCTGAAAGCCAAGCTGGACTTCTTCCGCAGCAGCATCCAGTACGACCTGGAAAAGTACAGCGACCAGATGCACTACGGCATCT CGTCGGAGAAGATGCTGAAGGCCTGGCAGGAGAACGAGGAGAGAGCGGCGGCCTTTGCCCAG GTGGCGGAGGTGAGCCACCTGGACGACGAGATTATGGCGCTGCACTCGGAGATCGTGGAGCTGCAGCGGAGTCCGTACGCGCGGCGCCAAGGAGACAAGATGGAGCAGCT GGGGGAGCGAGCCATGGAGCTCTACAAACAGTTAAAGCTCAAATGCAAAg TTCCGGAGGCGGACCTGAGCAGCGACAGTTCGGAGATGGTGAAGGCCATCATCCAGACTGTGCAGAACCAGGACAAAGTCCTCAAAGACCTCTACACGCACCTCAG TAAAATCCTGAGCAGCAAACAGAAAATCATCGAGCTGTTCCCGCGGATTGAGAAGACGCTGGAGAGCATCAAGGAGGCGGACCACACCGTCATGCAGATGCAGATCAAGCGCCAGCGGGAGTTCTGGCACCTTCTCAAGATCGCGTGT GCCCAGAACTACACGCGCAActcgctggcgaccagtcccgaGGCTCCGTCGCAGTGGACCCGCTCGGCGCCGCCTGGCAGCGCTCCTCATCCTCTCACCTCGCTGCCCGGGCCCAACGACAG tGATGCGGCCCCCCGCCTGCTGCAGGAGACCCAGAAGTACCTGAGTCAGTTGACCAGCCTGATGCAAGAAGCGGCGGACGAGCAGGCCAAGAGCATGGTG GCTCAAGATTGGAGTTGGACCAAGTACGAAACGCTGAGCGGCAAATTCAAGAAGAGGAACGCGTGA
- the LOC133495343 gene encoding inhibitor of nuclear factor kappa-B kinase subunit alpha-like isoform X2, with protein sequence MEKPPFRHSHNCGDWELKERLGMGGFAHVYLYQHQVSAEKLAVKMCRLELTPRNKDRWSREIQIMKKLNHINVVTARDVPREISLIALNDLPLLAMEYCSHGDLRKVLSRPENCCGLKESDVLALLNDVGSGIQYLHENKIIHRDLKPENIVLQEINGKLVHKIIDLGYAKDLDQGSLCTSFVGTLQYLAPELFENKAYTVSVDYWSFGTMIFECSCGFRPFLHNLQPVQWASKVRNKGPKDIMAVEEPNGEVRFSTHLPYPNNLSRTLLEPMEALLQLMLKWDPVHRGGGVHPESRKPLCFHLLDQILNMKAVHVLNMTTAQVHSFQLAPDESLHALQKRLETESGIHVVHQELLQETGVSLDPRKPAAQCVLDGVRGWDAYIVYLFDKSATEYSGPFSARQLPDKVNTIVQEARTPLPLGVLKKVWAEALSYICGLKDDYSRLFQGQRAAMLSLLRYNTNLTRCKNSMFGFSQQLKAKLDFFRSSIQYDLEKYSDQMHYGISSEKMLKAWQENEERAAAFAQVAEVSHLDDEIMALHSEIVELQRSPYARRQGDKMEQLGERAMELYKQLKLKCKVPEADLSSDSSEMVKAIIQTVQNQDKVLKDLYTHLRQLKLLPSRRHTRTLEARSFRFICCLTVKSNEGKALLFQYRVTRSRTSRRIARTQSEIAVGAVNAHHGVLRVATSNMAAVAQPRSTASPTVKS encoded by the exons ATGGAGAAGCCTCCGTTCCGACATAGCCACAACTGCGGCGACTGGGAGCTGAAGGAGCGGCTGGGCATGGGGGGCTTTGCCCACGTTTATCTTTACCAGCATCAG GTGAGCGCAGAGAAGCTGGCGGTCAAGATGTGCCGACTGGAGCTGACGCCCAGGAACAAGGACCGCTGGAGCCGAGAGATCCAGATCATGAAGAA GTTAAACCACATCAACGTGGTGACTGCGCGGGACGTCCCGCGAGAAATCAGCTTGATCGCCTTGAACGACCTGCCGCTGCTGGCCATGGAGTACTGCTCGCACGGCGACCTCAGGAAG GTTCTCAGCAGGCCGGAGAACTGCTGCGGTCTGAAGGAGAGCGACGTTCTGGCCCTGCTCAACGACGTGG GTTCCGGTATCCAGTACCTGCACGAGAACAAGATCATCCACCGCGACTTGAAGCCAGAGAACATCGTGCTGCAGGAAATCAACGGGAAG TTGGTGCACAAGATCATCGACCTGGGCTACGCCAAAGACCTGGACCAGGGCAGTCTGTGTACATCCTTCGTGGGCACGCTGCAGTACCTG GCGCCCGAGCTGTTTGAGAACAAAGCCTACACGGTGAGCGTGGACTACTGGAGCTTCGGGACCATGATCTTTGAGTGCAGCTGCGGCTTCAGGCCCTTCCTGCACAACCTGCAGCCCGTGCAGTG GGCCAGCAAGGTGCGCAACAAGGGTCCAAAAGACATCATGGCGGTGGAGGAGCCCAACGGAGAAGTGCGCTTCTCCACGCATCTTCCTTACCCCAACAATCTGAGCAG GACGCTGCTGGAGCCCATGGAGGCACTTTTGCAGCTGATGCTGAAATGGGACCCGGTCCACAGAGGGGGCGGCGTCCATCCCGAGAGCAGGAAGCCGCTCTGCTTCCATCTTCTGGATCAGATTCTGAACATGAAG GCGGTCCACGTCCTCAACATGACCACGGCCCAGGTGCATTCCTTCCAACTGGCGCCGGACGAGTCTCTGCACGCCCTGCAGAAACGCTTGGAGACGGAGAGCGGCATCCACGTGGTCCACCAGGAGCTGCTGCAGGAGACCGGCGTGTCCCTGGACCCCCGCAAGCCGGCGGCCCAGTGCGTCCTGGACGGCGTG CGAGGCTGGGACGCTTACATCGTGTACTTGTTTGACAAGAGCGCCACCGAGTACTCGGGTCCGTTCAGCGCCAGGCAGTTGCCGGACAAGGTCAACACCATCG TCCAGGAGGCCCGGACCCCGCTGCCGCTGGGCGTTCTGAAGAAGGTTTGGGCCGAGGCGCTGAGCTACATCTGCGGCCTGAAGGACGACTACAGCCGCCTCTTTCAGGGTCAGCGCGCCGCCAT GCTGAGTCTCCTCCGCTACAACACCAACCTGACGCGGTGTAAAAACAGCATGTTTGGATTCTCGCAGCAGCTGAAAGCCAAGCTGGACTTCTTCCGCAGCAGCATCCAGTACGACCTGGAAAAGTACAGCGACCAGATGCACTACGGCATCT CGTCGGAGAAGATGCTGAAGGCCTGGCAGGAGAACGAGGAGAGAGCGGCGGCCTTTGCCCAG GTGGCGGAGGTGAGCCACCTGGACGACGAGATTATGGCGCTGCACTCGGAGATCGTGGAGCTGCAGCGGAGTCCGTACGCGCGGCGCCAAGGAGACAAGATGGAGCAGCT GGGGGAGCGAGCCATGGAGCTCTACAAACAGTTAAAGCTCAAATGCAAAg TTCCGGAGGCGGACCTGAGCAGCGACAGTTCGGAGATGGTGAAGGCCATCATCCAGACTGTGCAGAACCAGGACAAAGTCCTCAAAGACCTCTACACGCACCTCAG ACAGCTGAAGCTCCTCCCCTCCCGTCGCCATACGCGCACacttgaagccagaagtttccGTTTCATTTGTTGTCTGACCGTCAAGTCAAACGAGGGGAaagctctcctgtttcag tatcGAGTAACACGCAGTAGAACATCACGTCGAATTGCTCGAACCCAATCCGAAATCGCAGTCGGAGCGGTCAACGCGCACCACGGCGTTTTGCGCGTtgccacatccaatatggcggccGTGGCCCAACCTCGCTCGACCGCGTCGCCCACAGTAAAATCCTGA
- the LOC133495343 gene encoding inhibitor of nuclear factor kappa-B kinase subunit alpha-like isoform X3, whose protein sequence is MEKPPFRHSHNCGDWELKERLGMGGFAHVYLYQHQVSAEKLAVKMCRLELTPRNKDRWSREIQIMKKLNHINVVTARDVPREISLIALNDLPLLAMEYCSHGDLRKVLSRPENCCGLKESDVLALLNDVGSGIQYLHENKIIHRDLKPENIVLQEINGKLVHKIIDLGYAKDLDQGSLCTSFVGTLQYLAPELFENKAYTVSVDYWSFGTMIFECSCGFRPFLHNLQPVQWASKVRNKGPKDIMAVEEPNGEVRFSTHLPYPNNLSRTLLEPMEALLQLMLKWDPVHRGGGVHPESRKPLCFHLLDQILNMKAVHVLNMTTAQVHSFQLAPDESLHALQKRLETESGIHVVHQELLQETGVSLDPRKPAAQCVLDGVRGWDAYIVYLFDKSATEYSGPFSARQLPDKVNTIVQEARTPLPLGVLKKVWAEALSYICGLKDDYSRLFQGQRAAMLSLLRYNTNLTRCKNSMFGFSQQLKAKLDFFRSSIQYDLEKYSDQMHYGISSEKMLKAWQENEERAAAFAQVAEVSHLDDEIMALHSEIVELQRSPYARRQGDKMEQLGERAMELYKQLKLKCKVPEADLSSDSSEMVKAIIQTVQNQDKVLKDLYTHLRQLKLLPSRRHTRTLEARSFRFICCLTVKSNEGKALLFQVTQHHQNE, encoded by the exons ATGGAGAAGCCTCCGTTCCGACATAGCCACAACTGCGGCGACTGGGAGCTGAAGGAGCGGCTGGGCATGGGGGGCTTTGCCCACGTTTATCTTTACCAGCATCAG GTGAGCGCAGAGAAGCTGGCGGTCAAGATGTGCCGACTGGAGCTGACGCCCAGGAACAAGGACCGCTGGAGCCGAGAGATCCAGATCATGAAGAA GTTAAACCACATCAACGTGGTGACTGCGCGGGACGTCCCGCGAGAAATCAGCTTGATCGCCTTGAACGACCTGCCGCTGCTGGCCATGGAGTACTGCTCGCACGGCGACCTCAGGAAG GTTCTCAGCAGGCCGGAGAACTGCTGCGGTCTGAAGGAGAGCGACGTTCTGGCCCTGCTCAACGACGTGG GTTCCGGTATCCAGTACCTGCACGAGAACAAGATCATCCACCGCGACTTGAAGCCAGAGAACATCGTGCTGCAGGAAATCAACGGGAAG TTGGTGCACAAGATCATCGACCTGGGCTACGCCAAAGACCTGGACCAGGGCAGTCTGTGTACATCCTTCGTGGGCACGCTGCAGTACCTG GCGCCCGAGCTGTTTGAGAACAAAGCCTACACGGTGAGCGTGGACTACTGGAGCTTCGGGACCATGATCTTTGAGTGCAGCTGCGGCTTCAGGCCCTTCCTGCACAACCTGCAGCCCGTGCAGTG GGCCAGCAAGGTGCGCAACAAGGGTCCAAAAGACATCATGGCGGTGGAGGAGCCCAACGGAGAAGTGCGCTTCTCCACGCATCTTCCTTACCCCAACAATCTGAGCAG GACGCTGCTGGAGCCCATGGAGGCACTTTTGCAGCTGATGCTGAAATGGGACCCGGTCCACAGAGGGGGCGGCGTCCATCCCGAGAGCAGGAAGCCGCTCTGCTTCCATCTTCTGGATCAGATTCTGAACATGAAG GCGGTCCACGTCCTCAACATGACCACGGCCCAGGTGCATTCCTTCCAACTGGCGCCGGACGAGTCTCTGCACGCCCTGCAGAAACGCTTGGAGACGGAGAGCGGCATCCACGTGGTCCACCAGGAGCTGCTGCAGGAGACCGGCGTGTCCCTGGACCCCCGCAAGCCGGCGGCCCAGTGCGTCCTGGACGGCGTG CGAGGCTGGGACGCTTACATCGTGTACTTGTTTGACAAGAGCGCCACCGAGTACTCGGGTCCGTTCAGCGCCAGGCAGTTGCCGGACAAGGTCAACACCATCG TCCAGGAGGCCCGGACCCCGCTGCCGCTGGGCGTTCTGAAGAAGGTTTGGGCCGAGGCGCTGAGCTACATCTGCGGCCTGAAGGACGACTACAGCCGCCTCTTTCAGGGTCAGCGCGCCGCCAT GCTGAGTCTCCTCCGCTACAACACCAACCTGACGCGGTGTAAAAACAGCATGTTTGGATTCTCGCAGCAGCTGAAAGCCAAGCTGGACTTCTTCCGCAGCAGCATCCAGTACGACCTGGAAAAGTACAGCGACCAGATGCACTACGGCATCT CGTCGGAGAAGATGCTGAAGGCCTGGCAGGAGAACGAGGAGAGAGCGGCGGCCTTTGCCCAG GTGGCGGAGGTGAGCCACCTGGACGACGAGATTATGGCGCTGCACTCGGAGATCGTGGAGCTGCAGCGGAGTCCGTACGCGCGGCGCCAAGGAGACAAGATGGAGCAGCT GGGGGAGCGAGCCATGGAGCTCTACAAACAGTTAAAGCTCAAATGCAAAg TTCCGGAGGCGGACCTGAGCAGCGACAGTTCGGAGATGGTGAAGGCCATCATCCAGACTGTGCAGAACCAGGACAAAGTCCTCAAAGACCTCTACACGCACCTCAG ACAGCTGAAGCTCCTCCCCTCCCGTCGCCATACGCGCACacttgaagccagaagtttccGTTTCATTTGTTGTCTGACCGTCAAGTCAAACGAGGGGAaagctctcctgtttcaggtcactCAGCATCACCAAAATGAGTGA